Sequence from the Paramisgurnus dabryanus chromosome 3, PD_genome_1.1, whole genome shotgun sequence genome:
TCAGCTCACTCTTAAGCACCTGTGCCACTGTGTCACATATATACGAGTTGTCCTTTGAATTGTCTTTTGCCTTCTTTGCCCATATCGTAGCCATTTTaaagtctttgtttttattttttaagtagtaCCTGGCGAGGAGCTGAAATATTACTGCATCCTTTCTGTAGAACTTTGcagcattgtttaaaatgttctcCTCCAACCCTGGGGTCTCCTTCATGATATCATGGATCAGAGGTGAAAAAAGACTCCCACCCTTGGTTGAATGTTGCCTCTTCACCAACATGCTGTGCAGATCAGACATTAGTTTTTGTTTCCCCAGAAAACAATCATTAAATAAGTCTGCTGTGAGCAGGATGTTAGTGATATCTGCTTTTGTCACTCCATGGGTAGCTGCAAATTCCTTCAAACATTGTTGAGCTATACTTGAATGAATCACCTTCACACAATCGAAGATAACTTTAGAAGAGATTGTGCATCTGGTCAAAAGAGAGGAAAGATTTTCAAATCCATCTTCAATCGTGCAAGACTGACAGTTTTCTGTTGTTTGTAGATGAAGAAACTCCTCACATGCACTAACTGACAGTGATGCATTCCTGCAGTATACATCCAAGAGGACAAGAACGGCAAACAGCTTAGCATGTTGGTGTTGAAAGTTGAAGCATTTCAGAGTATTTTTAACAACACCTTGAATGTACTTAGATGAAAAGTTTGTCTTTAGAATCATGAACCCATAAAATGTTTCTGTGTTTGTGTTGGTCGTCCCAAACTCTTTCAGCTTTTCTTCAAACTGATCCTGTTCCCTCTCAGATAAACTGTTACCAATGAAAACAGAGTCGTCCATTTCTTCAGCCTGTTCACGGGACTCAACTCTCATGCAGTTGATAAGAATGACTTGTGGAGACTTTGAAAAAATCTTTTGTTTCAGACATTCCTCCTCAATTTGCAGCTGAAGATTTTTAACATCACAGATGTCTTCAAAATCATCAATCATGAGCAAAACAGGAAGTCGTGTTGATTGCTCTTCTGTCTTATATGTTAGTAACTGCACTACTTGTTCAGCTACTTTGGTGTAATCATCTGTTTGGTCCTTCAACACTGCACAACGGTATTTATCTTTAAATGTCCAGAGAACATGCATGGCCAGAGTCGTGCCACCACAGCCTGGAAGATGCAAGATGTTGAAGCACACGCACGCTCTCCTCATACTGAGCTGTTCTGGAATGATGGTATTAACAATGTAAACAAGTTTGTCCCGTTTGATGAATGGCATTGACCCCGGTTGTTCAGAGAAATAGAAGTTCCACCAAGACACTTTCCCTCCTTTGTAAAATCTCTCTTCAACTTCTTTTTTGTCCTCATTTCCTCCATCACATTGGTTTACACAGAGAATACTCAACATTTCTAAGGTATCCTCAGACTTTCTTGACAACACAACCTTACTGTCACCAACACCAGGCAGAAACCTTTCTGATTTACGATTTTCTGACCAGAGACTGAGCACGGTTCCATTGATTTCAGCAAAACTCAGTTCAGAAATGCATCTTTTAGAGATGTCATCTTTGTATCGCCCCATAATGAGATCCTTCCAGTAAGTGTAGGTTGTTTCAGTGTCACAGATACATAAGATTTGATTTGTTCCCTTCATCTCCTGCAGAAACATACTGAAGGTCTCCAACAATGGGTCTTGGGCATCAGTCACTTGACTTAACAACAAGAATATAATGAGAAATTTCTTGTTGGGCAGCACATCTTTTCGGCACAGGAAAGAAACAACATCTCGTACCGAGGATCCTTTCTCAGTTGACCAGTTCTGAACATCTGAAGGGCTTTCCTCTTTGTAGCCTCCATTACAGAAAACCCAACTTGTATTTCTGGTCAGTTTTAACTTGTCTATAATGTCTCCAACTGCCCATGTAATTTTATATTCAGCCGGCAAGTGattatttgtttttctgtcttCAAAAAGTGTATTCAAGCCATTCACAGCAGATTCTGGATCAAAATCTAAAACAGCCATAAGGTCCATGTAAGTCAGAAATCCCAAGTTTTTTAGCTGAACAGGATGGGACTTGTTAGCTACCACTACATACCACATATAATGTGACTTGTCTAAAGACTGAGTCCCTCCAGTTAACATCTCACATAGTTTCGATCCTTCAACACTGTTTCTGATAACAGAGAGATGCTTTTCTTCGGCATCCTTCCTCAACTGGGACAACTTTGGCATGTCAGCAATATACAATTCATAATCTCTGGAGGAACCAGGCGTAATCAGATTTGCACTACTACTGTCTTTTCTTACAAGAAAAGATTTTCCAACATTCATCTTCTGTCCTTTGTCTAAATTATgagtgttaaaataaaactctTTACAGACTATAAAGGATGGCTCTATGTCTACCTCAATAACACATTTGTCTGTGGATGTCATGTCAGCTTTGAGAACTTCAACAAAGCGAGGAGGCATAATACACCTCTTTGCTATATCAACATAGTTTTGctgaaaatgtttttcaatTGCTTTTGactgctgttcttcaaacctttctTTTTTCTGGACACTAATACCCAGAATTTGTCCATGTGGTTTATCCGCCACTCCAAAATGTATGGTGCCATTTGTGCGGCTGTTCATACAAGCTGCTGCAAATCGAATGACttcaaatgtgtactttttcaTTGCATTTTCTTCTGTTGTGTTGGTGAATGCTTTGAATTCATGGCATGGTTGTATGAGGTCTACAGGACCAGTTTCTGTTACATCAAGAATGCTGTTTTCCTTGTACCTGTGGGCAGCATTAAATCTCTTAAAAGGGTACGGCTTCAAGCTACAAGACTTAGTCGACAAGTCTTGTTTTAATTGATCTCTGTTGTGAATAATCAGCTTTTTTGCATTAAACGAGAGCCCTAGTTCTGTGAGATCAGATGTCTCTAAAAGGAGAAGACCAGCTCCATTAACCTTTTCTTTATATAAAATCTCAGCATCATCTTCATCTACTTTTATGTTGAGCAGCCACTGTCTCACATGATCTTTATTCCAGTCATTAATGTCCACAGGAAGTTCAGATGAAACATCTTTCTCATCTCCATTATTctgaaagaaaacaaacaatgaaaaatagaTATTTTATACAATTGttgtaaaattaattttataaaacgggcagttctggttcttcattctgattggttgaaacgcgttctaagccgtgataaaatacaccggtaacctcacggttcagaccacattacataagtatcactgcgccactgttactgcgtattgatttatgaaaataaacaccacagtcttaaatcatatttttaatttgtctacaattgcacaattaatggcgatatccagatgaatgtcaataaatattgagtcatctcgtcgataaagagaaaacgttgtctaaGGATTTTATAagtcaagttcatacgtccgctattatccactgggtggcgatcttacccaacttaaacactgacgcattcactgaaaacaccgtgtagtactgttcatggctccgcctaaatctgatctcttactaaagttcttcacaaaaatggaattatctccgcttttaataaaaaaatttgaaaggTGATAAGAGATAgtaggtaggatgaaatgtttttttgtttgtttttgtttcaaagcggatggtctgttctttcatttgatattttatgtttatataaagaagataattttctggaaggcattaaactaaaactgggtggcaacttaaaaaaaaaaaaaaaccgctgacaggaaagagttcagcatgcttccaagcatatttgatcatcacttcaacagttgcacgatataaatgttaatgtataaattagatgaatggtgatttataaaataaacaccacagtcttaaatcatattttcattgtgtctttgctgtgtctgtgttggttgggaactgcgctctgtttcagtcacacttgattctgaggaactactttgtttggcggaagagtaatatttgtactaatataattacaacttttttgggttttattttgtaaaatcccgctaacgttatgcatatgaagtaaccgttttataaacgcaataaacccctcgaaatgttgggttaccagtgcattttataacagctaagggggtttaggcactccgcttcgcgtcgtgcctaacaacgccccttagctgttataaaatgcactggtaacccactgcttctcggggtttattgctttaatataTTTCGGCATTACTTCACATCAGGATTAAAACAACCACTTTttgtgatcccatttttcaaactttagttggtGTGTAAGGTTGCTTTAACAGAATTTGCTTTTCAAGGACTACAGAGAAAGGCCGATTTGGACTGCAGCCTGCAGTGGAAGTTTTGGCGTCCTCATGTCCTCATCCTTCACTTTGTCTTTTTATGTGCTTTCATGcttttatgtgttttatttttgttttaaattggttATTAGTGTcgtttttaacatttgagttggCGTATTGACAATATGGTTCTTTCTTGCCTTATCGCCTTGTTGACTCTGTTCAAGCTTTGGTGCGGTTGTGATGCCAATAACCTCGCCGATCATGGTTGGATACTGCTTCAGTTTATTAGCATGAGTTCTACGCATGTTGTGGACTTTTCCCCACAGCTTCCGGATATCATTTAGGGGAAGATGTGGGGAAAGAGAAGGAAGCGAGGAAAACGAGGTGGCGTCAAGTTGCGGTTGAGGAAACAGCGTTTGCCCTCTGTGATCCTGGGAAATGTTCGTTCCCTGAGGAACTTCAGGGAAATGTCCGATTCCAGAAGGATTTTAAAACTGTGGCGTTTTGGCTTTTACGGAGATGTGGCTAAATGAGCAGGACTCAGACGCGGATCTGCACATTGATGGATTCGGTACACCATTCCGGCTGGACAGAAAGGCTGAGGTGACGGGGAAAAAATAGGTGGTGGGGTTTGTCTGTATGTCAATGAACGATATTACAGTACTGTGACTGTTAGGGAGCGGATTTTTTCGTCCGATGTCGAACTTTTAGCACTGTCACTACACCCCTTCTATCTGCCTAGAGAGTTTCCTGAAATCTTTATAACTGTAGTGTATATCCACCCAAAGGCAGATGCTGTGGCCTGTTTTATACTGGGTGATTTTAACCATGTGTCGCTGAAGAAAGTGCTTTCACACTATCACCAGTACGTCACCTCTCCTACCAGACCGAATAAAACACTAGACATGTGTTATGGATCAGTGACGGAGGCCTATAAATTGCTTACACTACCTCCATTGGGCTCGGCTGATCACAGTTGTGTGTTCCTATTGCCCATatataagacttttttaagaaaaGAGAAAGTACAAGTGAAGGACGTAAAAGTCTGGACTAAAGAATCTGTACTCTGCTTACAAGAGTGTTATGAATGCACAGACTGGAATGTATTTAGAGAAAATTATGTGATGGTTTGGATGAACTGGTTGATGTGACCTGTTCTTATGTTGCGTTTTGCAGAGACATGATAATTCCCTGTAAGAGGGTTAAAGTCTACCCAAATAACAAACCATGAGTGACCAAATCTGTTAGatcaaaaatagaaaataagACACGGGTGTATAAACAAAGTGATTCCActgatttaaataaacaacCAGCCACAAGGGAGCTGAAGGTAGAAATTTTACAGGCAAGGAAGAATTATAAGGTGAGACtagagcaggggtgtcaaactcaatttcatcccAGGCCACATCAGCATTCCGGTTAAACTCAAAGGGCCGGTTGTATTTGAAAGACTGTatgaatgtatcaactcttttattactgtacattgcataattttccctgcatttgcttactattggttttgttaataactcaattaatacctagctttgaaagtagaagcccaggcaaataatgacaaagtgtatagagtacaactattctacagattatttaaaaaataattgttgtgacaaaaacacatgttgtatgtgagtaaagtacactcaaaatgttctgttatccttcattgtgcaggtcagaaaatgagaggcattttagatactaataaagagttttacaatctccaccacaaaattatgcatttattaaacacatctaCCCTCGCTTGTCATTTCTTgccctctttacaaaaaagctgtgattttttttacctggctttGAGTGTCTGATTGAATGACGTCTCATGAGTTCAgtgttgtaggctacagatcaAAAGTTTCAATCGTTTATTAAAAGAAATCGGTTCAGATGAGTCATTAGTTCGCGTATTTAGCGGGAATAGACGCGTAATAAACTAATCCCAGCTGGACATCGCGAAACATTTCTGTACACGagacggaaaacattttctcgctgGATCCGCGTGAGCGTGCGCGAGAGAGGGGGAGAAAGAACGAGCAGATACTGTCCGTTTCCATATGCGGAGGTCGCATAGgcagcgtcatcaagcctggtttatttaagttaactgaccattacattcgcaagtcatacgcatattacaactatttactataaacaaagaataatatttaactttataattgttaatattctgagtcttgatgacgtatgcagcctggaaatgcgatctccggaggctgcagcgttCGCATTCAGACACGCCCACTCTAGTAGTGTGCGCGTGCGGGGCACTGCTCGTTCTTTCTCATgcaatcatcaacattatcactataattacattacaaaaagactttggcgggacaaaaattagttttggtggctgctaaaaaaatctatataggaaataacctgcaaaaataaaacttataataacaataaaataatctgtaaactctcgcgggccacacaattaacataatttgtaaactctcgcgggccagatgaaatgagggggcgggccggatttggcctgcgggccttgagtttgacacccctggacTAGAGAGTCAAATGGCTGTTAATAAGTTGGGTTCGGGCTGGTCTAGTATGAAAAGTATAATTGGGCAGGGTAGTTCAAAGCATGATAATCCGATTACCTTGGGTGGGTATAATTCTGATTTAGAACTTGCAAATGccctaaatgttttttataatcgTTTTGATACATTTGCTTTTAATGGGGAAGTTCAGGACCTACGGCACAATCTTGAAGATAGCCAACATTTTTGTATCAATCAAAGAGATGTGGAAAGGGCCTTTCTCTCTGTTAAGGTAAACAAGAGTTGTGGGCCTGATAATATATGTGGGCGGGTTCTTAAGTTCTGTGCCAAAGAATTGAGTCCTGTTTTTcatcatatttttaatatgtCTTTAAGGGTACAGCATGTTCCTGGTGTGTGGAAGGATGCAATGATTGTTCCTGTAACAAAAGTGAGCTGTCCCaagattttaaatgattttagacCAGTGGCTCTCACATTGGTCTTAATGAAAATTCTGGAAAGATTTGTGAAATGTGAAATATTAAGTGTGCTTAATAGATCCAATGCAGTTTGCTTACAGATGTAAAAGAGGTGTGGAGGATGCAACAGCCACTTTAATACATTTACTTATGAAACATTTGGAGGGGAAAGGGACTCATGCAAGAGTGTTATTTGTTGATTTCTCTTCTGCCTTCAATACAATACAACCACATGTTTTAGTCAAAAGGCTGGCAGAACAATTTAAATTAAGTAATAACTTAGGGGGTGGATTTTAGATTTCTTAACTAACAGAGCAGAAACAGTGAGGATAAGTGAGAGTCTCCTTTACAAGTTATATCCTCTACTGGTTCACCACAAGGTTGTGTACTCTCccccttaaaggggacagagaatgaaaaaccatttttaccttgtctttgttgaataatggtagtctacccgcattcacaaacatacaaaaagtgctagacatgctaaacatctcagtctcatagaaattcctcttttagaaatgtcagccagaaaacggcccaatctgaaaaactgatgcttatgacatcacaggcatctcactgcccctccactttaaaataattggctaaattttttgagtggcaacAAAGTCaaccaatcagtaatgagattgcaagttaagccagtagagggagccaaataggtgcaaaaccacttgtttgaaatcccccaccctaatagagctatctgagagaggtttttaggaagcttctaaaggcctttgtataattgtttatagtggagtgccctgtctaaatattttcacgcgcatgcgctgttgtacgcggactgtccgcgcggtctaaaaatttgggctgcacgcggacggtccgcgcggccggccgcggaccctcttgatgacgaaaatgacgtcatgcggacggcgtacatacgcggacgtccctagtatactttcgccttaaggcattacagacccaaacaaattttttttgtctacatgtcacatcacagaacaaggataaataccccgttcaatcattctatgtcacctttaatgttttttctttatacAAGTATGTGTTAAAGCAATTGGGAGAATCgtgttattttgaaatatgacaATGTCATTCTGCTTAAGAATGGTGAGACGGGTCATGGACCAGTTATTACAGACTTTGTGGAGTGGTGTGAAGAGTCTCAGCTTCATCTGAATGTGTTGAAGACTAAGGATATGGTTATTGATTTTAGAAGGAATGTTAACACGCATGAAGTCACAACCATTAAGGGTCAAAGCTGTGGAGTGTGTTCAATTATATAAATACCTGGGGAAAATCATTGATTCAAAGTTAAGTTTTGAATGAAACTGTGAAGCTGTGTGTAAAAAAGGGCATCAACGAATGTTCTTTTTGAGGAAATTCTGTAAATTTcatattaataaaacattgttgattttgttttatcgTGCCTACATTTACTTATGTGATATAACTGGTAATTACGCCATTATTTAACACCGAAATAATTTTGCacttgaaatggctgcaattgtagGGTGACCATACTTGCCATTcttcctggccaggatttctgGCGCATCATCCGGAAGtcatatttgttgaccgcatacgccattcatttaaaaacatcgtagtttcatttttaccttaaaatgtaacggttccTTTTCTgcaataataatcctctatgatatatgcggtcgacaaatacgacttccagaAGACGCACacaaaatcctggccaggacacgtccgggaagaatggcacgtatggtcaccctatgaAATTGTAGCTGATAAGAGGAGGCTTGGCAGAGACAGTACAAGGCAGAGGATTTTTTCCATACGTAAGAGTTTATTTGTAATGCCAAAagaacatattattcaaaaatattgtttgccaagccatgttatgttttttgagttacaggaggagaagtcacacaataccaggtgcttcaaaacttcttgtaatttttttttttgtcctaAGTGTACTTAGGCTTCGTTAGCTAGGATTTTACACCCTGAATTTTTATCTGGGATGTTcatggtgctgaactcaagcgcaTCAGCCATTAGTAGTTCAACTGTATAACAAtcgcaacatgatctcacaaagttccatgggatagtcacagaatttttgcgtggcattctcacggatctccgcatatttccgtggctcTGCcatggactttcttttccgtggcattctcacagattggttactcaactgctttttcctattttcaaaccattgtctgaaatggtttagggttagatttggtgtttgcgttagtatgtcactttaagaattggtttatactattttttctgatgtattcttttatattttctaaactttaatcaattgttgcctggcgttggggttagagttgggtttgggtagggatgtaattttatgtaaatctaaactcaaaccaaagcgacaatggtaagaaaataggacaaaacagttgagtaaccaatccatgagattgccacggaaaagaaagtctgtggcagggccacggaaatatgcggagatctgtgagaatgccacggaacaATGAGCAAAacattccgtgactatgccacagaaattcgtgagatcaggttgacaATCATATTATAGTTTTTCTtgattgctaaaacactataaCCAGGCATTTGAACTAAAATTTCTGAATCAGTTCACTGAGCTTTAGAACAATGCATCAACAGAGAAATAAAGTAATAGGTTGaggtgaaggaggaggagggagaggaggaggcagaggaggagggaaagaaggaggacgtggtgaaggaggaggacaTGATGAAGGAGAAGAAAGAGGACATGATGAAGgtggaggaagaagaggaggaggacgtggtgaaagaggaggaTGGAGACGAAGGGCAAGGTGACAAGCAGTCTCAAATGAAATTAAAGTCACTCTATTTGACCATGTCCTTGTCCATGTTATGACTATGAGGGAGGCTGAGCAACGAGTAAAGCCTAATTTGAGTCGCTTCACTGTTGCCTCCATCTTCAGAGCCTTCAGGGAGGAAAACAGATAGAtgtacttacagtaagactgctctgtacagtaactttagtgtgcatacactgttggactatgctactggaataaagaaatgcataAAATTGCCTTCCATACAGATTGATATATCAGTAGATGAATGCCACGGGTGGATCAGGCAAGAGGATTTTACCTTCGCTGTTTGGCTAGGACCGATATAGCCTGTGATGTGGATGACATTCTCTGGCCTGACCCAGAATAAAGACGTGATGTTGAGgaggaata
This genomic interval carries:
- the LOC135768891 gene encoding sterile alpha motif domain-containing protein 9, coding for MATSQQNNGDEKDVSSELPVDINDWNKDHVRQWLLNIKVDEDDAEILYKEKVNGAGLLLLETSDLTELGLSFNAKKLIIHNRDQLKQDLSTKSCSLKPYPFKRFNAAHRYKENSILDVTETGPVDLIQPCHEFKAFTNTTEENAMKKYTFEVIRFAAACMNSRTNGTIHFGVADKPHGQILGISVQKKERFEEQQSKAIEKHFQQNYVDIAKRCIMPPRFVEVLKADMTSTDKCVIEVDIEPSFIVCKEFYFNTHNLDKGQKMNVGKSFLVRKDSSSANLITPGSSRDYELYIADMPKLSQLRKDAEEKHLSVIRNSVEGSKLCEMLTGGTQSLDKSHYMWYVVVANKSHPVQLKNLGFLTYMDLMAVLDFDPESAVNGLNTLFEDRKTNNHLPAEYKITWAVGDIIDKLKLTRNTSWVFCNGGYKEESPSDVQNWSTEKGSSVRDVVSFLCRKDVLPNKKFLIIFLLLSQVTDAQDPLLETFSMFLQEMKGTNQILCICDTETTYTYWKDLIMGRYKDDISKRCISELSFAEINGTVLSLWSENRKSERFLPGVGDSKVVLSRKSEDTLEMLSILCVNQCDGGNEDKKEVEERFYKGGKVSWWNFYFSEQPGSMPFIKRDKLVYIVNTIIPEQLSMRRACVCFNILHLPGCGGTTLAMHVLWTFKDKYRCAVLKDQTDDYTKVAEQVVQLLTYKTEEQSTRLPVLLMIDDFEDICDVKNLQLQIEEECLKQKIFSKSPQVILINCMRVESREQAEEMDDSVFIGNSLSEREQDQFEEKLKEFGTTNTNTETFYGFMILKTNFSSKYIQGVVKNTLKCFNFQHQHAKLFAVLVLLDVYCRNASLSVSACEEFLHLQTTENCQSCTIEDGFENLSSLLTRCTISSKVIFDCVKVIHSSIAQQCLKEFAATHGVTKADITNILLTADLFNDCFLGKQKLMSDLHSMLVKRQHSTKGGSLFSPLIHDIMKETPGLEENILNNAAKFYRKDAVIFQLLARYYLKNKNKDFKMATIWAKKAKDNSKDNSYICDTVAQVLKSELKNNFDQDRNDPIKPDSLQMYLTLAESATKACKETQQIAQKEAMARFQRPNNYNTYNTAGRLGELQVAVSVIEILQKMPPFKSDHQLLGQVLSGKIKLDDLAREQTEHKAYFDVLQKHVRYLLDLKETMKQHFNFHDKYFVNLAPFLPEKDKQKELTHDKVKKCFQKYLHLFGEMNWSELVNNDRMTTMIKVEKTQQCLERNNADSYTGLLEYLYKENSASILEEIIQQYDFILRSAKDRYVKDVVSFIYANVILANIYPESQYIRPYQYFFPVLYNLIEKSTTFSESLPLHYISLLMLWKYPILEITAMVSQIRHLYSNEWKAVGNGRRAAIHFFLGNEKGYKGLMSQRDLNKCLGPKQNIATKWDNENTWKKVRDTGKLYRTSGVIRHNCIAVADSNLVVYPMFRSQLRKEFGTRVTFFTGFSMNGPVALDIDFES